In Pajaroellobacter abortibovis, the following are encoded in one genomic region:
- the tsaB gene encoding tRNA (adenosine(37)-N6)-threonylcarbamoyltransferase complex dimerization subunit type 1 TsaB, which yields MGLEREACAPWKAEMRRGGIDASNAQASVALFEGDNLLIEREGGSHREASEWLLPLLNDACYQLRWSPQDIQQWVVCIGPGSFTGVRAAASLIKGIALVTGAVVCAVTSFEAEMFSFQPEQEEMLAVVLPASPGELFLQVNRGRETVIEPVALQQKECALFLKPFVNGPLVILEQEGGSGIDWSPLAACSSVRWERLGKGSRAKKVGLAVRNQRPIPIDALEPFYIKPPLITQPKKIV from the coding sequence ATGGGATTGGAAAGAGAAGCTTGTGCTCCATGGAAGGCAGAGATGCGGAGAGGGGGGATAGACGCATCGAATGCGCAGGCCAGTGTGGCGCTTTTCGAAGGCGATAACCTCTTGATTGAACGAGAAGGAGGGAGTCATCGGGAAGCGAGTGAATGGTTACTCCCTTTGTTGAATGATGCCTGCTATCAACTTAGATGGAGTCCTCAGGACATCCAGCAGTGGGTGGTATGTATCGGGCCTGGCTCATTTACAGGGGTCCGTGCGGCAGCTAGCCTGATTAAGGGGATTGCTCTGGTGACGGGAGCTGTGGTTTGTGCAGTGACTTCCTTTGAAGCTGAAATGTTCTCCTTCCAACCAGAACAAGAAGAGATGCTGGCGGTCGTTTTGCCTGCTTCGCCAGGAGAGTTGTTCCTTCAGGTCAATCGAGGAAGGGAGACCGTGATTGAACCGGTTGCTCTTCAGCAAAAAGAGTGTGCTCTTTTTCTAAAGCCTTTTGTGAATGGTCCTTTGGTGATCCTTGAACAGGAAGGCGGATCAGGAATCGATTGGAGCCCTCTTGCTGCGTGTAGTTCTGTGCGGTGGGAGCGACTTGGGAAGGGGTCGCGTGCAAAAAAGGTAGGGCTTGCTGTGAGGAATCAACGTCCTATTCCTATTGATGCGCTGGAGCCTTTTTATATTAAGCCTCCTCTGATTACGCAGCCTAAAAAAATCGTTTAA
- a CDS encoding ATP-binding protein gives MSSQVWELTAQGKASDVVLLSAPQVGLSWLVRIRWGAVASQLCVLVIVYGGLHWSLPVVPLFGLIGFNAICNVALWKWIKRVSLSVLLIVLILIFDSTTLTALLFFSGGPRNPFSVFYLVYVALAAVLLGPWGACCLFAITSLEFGSLFLTYSSFFLTAWGIEHEMGSHLSRHLQGMWIAYTMAAGFVAYFVSKVVGALRHREREVMRLQQAAAHAEKLASLSTLAAGAAHELGGPLGTIAVLARELEHSLKASALETRGGVYADMVGEALLIRQEVERCRTILEQMGRTARQTEGENLFWVSFDQLLQQIKKELGIAQFERLEVRGDRTAMLLVPPSALVQTLLILLRNAFEAHEQNQSAEFVVLTVAVLPHQVAFTVLDFGPGVSEEVIHRIGEPFFTTKAPGCGLGLGLFLATAFAHQWGGDLQLRNLERRGGTEFKLTLPFHENIPEERGIY, from the coding sequence ATGTCTTCGCAGGTATGGGAGCTGACAGCTCAGGGAAAAGCGAGTGATGTTGTCCTCTTATCTGCTCCGCAGGTAGGGCTCTCCTGGCTTGTTCGGATCCGGTGGGGGGCTGTCGCGAGTCAATTGTGTGTCCTTGTGATCGTATATGGAGGATTGCATTGGTCTCTGCCGGTGGTTCCGCTTTTTGGCCTCATTGGTTTCAATGCGATCTGTAACGTAGCTCTCTGGAAATGGATCAAGCGGGTGAGTTTATCCGTTCTTTTGATCGTACTGATTTTAATCTTTGACAGTACGACATTGACAGCTCTTCTCTTTTTTTCAGGAGGACCTAGAAATCCTTTCAGTGTTTTTTATTTGGTTTACGTAGCGCTTGCGGCAGTGCTTTTAGGGCCATGGGGGGCATGCTGTCTTTTTGCAATCACTTCCCTCGAATTTGGGAGTCTGTTTCTGACCTATTCCTCTTTCTTTTTAACAGCATGGGGAATAGAGCATGAGATGGGCTCTCATCTCTCTAGACATCTGCAGGGGATGTGGATCGCTTATACGATGGCGGCTGGGTTTGTCGCTTATTTCGTCTCGAAAGTGGTGGGTGCGTTGCGCCATCGAGAAAGGGAGGTGATGCGTCTCCAACAGGCCGCTGCTCATGCGGAGAAATTGGCTTCATTGAGTACCCTTGCGGCTGGGGCAGCGCATGAGCTGGGAGGACCTCTCGGGACGATTGCTGTCCTCGCTCGGGAACTGGAGCATTCCCTGAAAGCAAGTGCACTAGAAACGAGAGGAGGTGTTTATGCTGATATGGTGGGGGAAGCACTGTTGATCCGTCAGGAAGTAGAGCGGTGCCGTACAATCCTTGAACAGATGGGTAGGACAGCGAGGCAGACGGAAGGAGAGAATTTGTTTTGGGTTTCCTTCGACCAGCTCCTGCAACAGATTAAGAAGGAGTTGGGGATTGCCCAGTTTGAACGTTTAGAAGTGCGCGGTGATAGAACAGCGATGCTTCTTGTTCCACCTTCTGCTCTAGTTCAGACGCTTTTAATTCTGCTTCGGAATGCGTTTGAGGCCCATGAGCAGAATCAGTCCGCAGAGTTTGTTGTATTGACGGTTGCAGTGCTTCCACATCAGGTTGCTTTTACTGTACTGGATTTTGGTCCAGGGGTGTCTGAAGAGGTGATCCACCGGATTGGGGAGCCTTTCTTCACAACAAAAGCTCCTGGATGTGGACTAGGATTGGGTCTGTTTCTAGCGACTGCATTTGCCCATCAATGGGGGGGAGATCTTCAACTCAGGAATCTCGAAAGGAGAGGCGGAACGGAATTTAAGTTGACCCTCCCTTTCCATGAGAATATTCCTGAAGAACGGGGTATTTATTGA
- a CDS encoding SPOR domain-containing protein translates to MESIPPFPTSTSSPSSVEPSVPVGISLAFIALAAAFLLFAILVLSGRRTFAIFHPDQAVLDLNPLLNDQERSSHPYQSDQFLKEVTFPSILSDKPSPTTALAVVKNSFSSHPDENPKEPPVADTYRGNDVQEITIRPPLPVAKKLARASLLPARYVLHLSPVVTRSKDALSRMAGEAVQFPSTTPSSEGADPDGYQLQITSFASLQDARVFVDQLRARGHKAYFVMSQVSGREPLYRVRIGPFPSKQAAAAYRVTFEAKEHIVPFLLFHVSHE, encoded by the coding sequence ATGGAGTCTATTCCACCTTTTCCGACTTCCACTTCATCCCCATCCTCTGTTGAACCCAGTGTGCCTGTGGGGATTAGCTTGGCATTTATTGCATTAGCAGCAGCCTTTCTTCTTTTTGCTATTTTGGTTCTCAGCGGTAGGAGAACCTTTGCGATTTTTCATCCCGATCAAGCTGTGTTAGACCTTAACCCTCTATTGAATGATCAAGAGCGATCATCCCATCCTTACCAATCAGATCAATTTTTAAAAGAGGTTACTTTCCCTTCGATTTTAAGTGACAAGCCCTCCCCTACCACCGCTCTTGCAGTGGTCAAGAATTCATTCTCTTCTCATCCTGACGAAAACCCCAAAGAGCCTCCTGTTGCTGACACCTACAGGGGCAATGATGTGCAAGAAATCACCATTCGTCCCCCTTTGCCCGTTGCTAAAAAGCTCGCTCGTGCTTCTCTGTTACCTGCTCGCTATGTGCTTCATCTATCTCCTGTGGTGACGCGATCCAAAGATGCATTAAGTCGAATGGCGGGAGAGGCAGTGCAGTTTCCTTCGACGACTCCATCCAGTGAAGGAGCAGATCCGGATGGATATCAATTACAGATTACTTCTTTTGCATCTTTGCAGGACGCGCGAGTTTTTGTCGATCAACTGCGGGCGCGTGGCCATAAAGCCTATTTCGTGATGTCTCAAGTGTCAGGCAGAGAGCCTTTGTACCGCGTTCGGATAGGCCCTTTCCCGAGCAAACAAGCCGCAGCTGCTTATCGGGTTACTTTTGAAGCAAAAGAGCATATTGTTCCTTTTCTCTTGTTCCATGTTTCCCATGAATGA
- a CDS encoding response regulator transcription factor, which translates to MERKHSFLDLSCTRFLIIDDDDTFRTVLMRVLQRRGYETHGIRRGVETALEEVATHQITHVVLDLKMPGTFGIDVLRAFQSLHAPPKTIILTGYGSIATATEAMRYGAIHYLTKPADVDNILAAFMGENSPIETLPPLPVPTLARVEWEHIQRILRMCGGNISSAARYLGIHRRSLQRKLNKYPVLQEYSHGKGGST; encoded by the coding sequence TTGGAACGCAAGCATTCTTTTCTTGATCTATCCTGTACACGCTTTCTCATCATAGACGATGATGATACCTTCCGTACAGTCTTAATGCGAGTCCTCCAGCGCCGAGGATATGAAACGCATGGCATCCGGCGCGGGGTAGAAACAGCTCTAGAAGAGGTCGCCACACATCAGATCACCCATGTGGTGCTCGATCTCAAGATGCCAGGCACCTTTGGAATCGATGTATTGCGCGCTTTTCAATCGCTCCACGCCCCCCCTAAGACAATCATCCTCACAGGATATGGAAGCATCGCCACTGCTACAGAAGCAATGCGGTATGGAGCCATTCACTATCTCACAAAACCAGCTGATGTGGACAACATCTTGGCCGCCTTTATGGGAGAGAACTCCCCTATAGAGACTCTTCCTCCTTTACCTGTTCCTACGCTTGCACGCGTGGAATGGGAACATATCCAACGCATCCTTCGAATGTGCGGTGGAAACATTTCAAGCGCAGCACGTTATCTCGGAATCCATCGCCGCTCTCTTCAGCGAAAGCTCAATAAATACCCCGTTCTTCAGGAATATTCTCATGGAAAGGGAGGGTCAACTTAA
- a CDS encoding metallophosphoesterase family protein, with protein sequence MSSFVIAHISDLHLSSFGDTLVDRQYRVKRSALSVSFNARRHELCLEIEGWSIVRDRLFRKKVFLIDPEGYRHSVKQSSLDQDGLDPVEQAACIALQLESRRALTLAKELPSPAALDALLQETPRNVNLRFLSSLQQICAAKPDVILITGDLTDNGSGYELIEAAFAPWVPDMRLLAVRGNHDAYLLPVLGSDRPRPTRETKNKAWLNFAHRIGLDLDESGAWCVAYAEAGLIVVGLDSCTQPPPRFFRHNGSIGALQLDYIQQIARTVAWQKARHRLVAFHHHIVPLSKGIGKRHPPEMGMKLDDAPEVAKVLNEIGATIILHGHRHISEHRHPAGCHFQLLSSPSLTLGCKSGDTPSFWRLELGNHVQVSRVRLSHGERIPSEG encoded by the coding sequence ATGAGTTCCTTTGTGATTGCACATATTTCTGATCTTCATCTTTCTTCCTTTGGAGATACACTGGTCGATCGTCAGTATCGTGTTAAGCGGAGCGCTCTTTCCGTTTCATTCAATGCGAGGCGGCATGAGCTCTGTTTGGAGATAGAAGGCTGGAGCATCGTTCGCGATCGGTTATTCCGAAAGAAAGTGTTTCTCATTGATCCAGAAGGCTATCGCCATTCTGTGAAGCAGTCCTCTCTTGATCAAGATGGCCTCGATCCTGTTGAGCAAGCAGCCTGTATAGCACTGCAACTGGAGTCACGTCGCGCTTTGACCTTAGCCAAGGAGCTCCCTTCCCCCGCTGCGTTGGATGCGTTGCTTCAAGAGACCCCACGCAATGTCAACCTTCGTTTCCTCTCGTCGCTTCAGCAGATTTGTGCAGCAAAGCCCGATGTGATTTTGATCACGGGGGATTTGACAGATAATGGGAGCGGATATGAGCTCATTGAGGCAGCTTTCGCTCCTTGGGTGCCTGATATGCGGCTCTTGGCAGTGCGCGGCAATCATGATGCTTATTTGTTACCTGTATTGGGGAGCGATCGCCCCCGACCAACGCGAGAGACCAAAAATAAAGCATGGCTCAATTTCGCTCATCGGATCGGTTTGGATCTCGATGAAAGCGGAGCATGGTGTGTGGCTTATGCGGAAGCGGGATTAATTGTCGTTGGATTGGACTCCTGTACGCAGCCCCCCCCGAGATTCTTTCGCCATAATGGGAGTATTGGAGCCCTCCAACTTGATTACATTCAGCAGATTGCGCGCACGGTTGCCTGGCAAAAGGCCCGTCATCGCCTAGTTGCTTTTCATCATCATATTGTCCCTCTTTCAAAGGGGATTGGAAAGAGGCACCCTCCTGAAATGGGAATGAAACTGGATGATGCGCCTGAAGTCGCAAAAGTGCTCAATGAGATTGGTGCAACCATTATTTTGCACGGTCACCGGCATATCAGCGAGCATAGGCATCCTGCCGGCTGCCATTTTCAATTGCTCTCCTCTCCTTCGCTTACACTCGGATGCAAGAGTGGAGATACTCCTTCGTTTTGGAGGCTTGAATTGGGGAATCACGTTCAAGTATCTCGCGTCCGGCTTTCTCATGGGGAGAGGATCCCCAGTGAAGGTTGA
- a CDS encoding anthranilate synthase component I family protein, translating into MSVALELNLAPRVDTLARALRDRRGLAVLLSSPTHALRLEDARFSYIACDPVEVFQGWIPPPSAQEEGWGGYSAAPRWIGGIPYEAMRNIERSSYKPVERRPPPWTEQPIWFRYDAVLRVDHLSGQVVIEGDDERSRMQLARKIDITLSHPKPFSIEQIICEELDSQYLSRIRTALEWIKRGDIYLVNMARQLVSRVDGSLLDLFLALYRRSPAPYGLFLDTGHSVWCAASPELALEVRRGRIRTGPIKGTRPRGVDAQSDRKLQQELACSEKEKAELAMVTDLHRNDLGIVARRGGVRVRYGEHFLPTKTVWSRISEVIAVLRPDVSWDQVLRVTLPCGSVTGAPKIRAMEAIATLEPFRRGLYTGAFGYMGRDGAFCLSVAIRMLEVKEKALVYCSGGGIVADSDPHAELEETHWKAAQLVSLSAQGRET; encoded by the coding sequence ATGAGTGTTGCTCTCGAGTTAAACCTAGCGCCTAGAGTCGATACACTTGCTCGCGCATTGCGGGATCGGCGTGGGCTCGCTGTGCTTTTAAGTAGTCCCACTCATGCTCTCCGTCTAGAAGATGCGCGTTTCAGTTATATTGCTTGCGATCCTGTGGAGGTTTTTCAGGGCTGGATCCCGCCTCCTTCTGCTCAAGAGGAAGGGTGGGGAGGGTATTCTGCCGCCCCCCGTTGGATTGGAGGGATCCCTTATGAAGCGATGCGCAACATTGAGCGCAGTTCCTATAAGCCTGTAGAGCGACGCCCTCCTCCGTGGACGGAGCAACCTATTTGGTTTCGATATGATGCCGTATTGCGGGTGGATCATCTTTCAGGGCAGGTTGTAATCGAAGGGGATGATGAGCGATCACGCATGCAGTTAGCTCGGAAAATCGACATCACTCTTTCCCATCCAAAACCGTTTTCAATAGAGCAAATTATCTGTGAGGAATTGGATTCTCAGTATCTCTCTCGGATTCGTACGGCTCTGGAATGGATAAAGCGCGGTGATATTTATTTAGTGAATATGGCTCGTCAGCTTGTGTCTCGTGTCGATGGTTCTCTACTGGATCTTTTTCTTGCTTTGTATCGTCGCTCGCCCGCACCTTATGGTCTTTTTTTGGATACTGGCCATTCCGTTTGGTGTGCTGCGAGTCCAGAACTCGCTCTTGAAGTGAGAAGAGGGAGAATACGTACAGGACCTATCAAGGGGACGAGACCTCGCGGTGTGGATGCGCAGAGCGATCGCAAACTTCAGCAGGAGCTTGCTTGTAGCGAAAAGGAGAAAGCGGAGCTGGCGATGGTGACTGATCTCCATCGTAATGATCTCGGGATCGTAGCGCGGCGAGGTGGGGTGCGCGTGCGTTACGGAGAACATTTCCTTCCCACCAAGACAGTTTGGAGCCGTATTTCTGAGGTAATTGCTGTACTACGTCCTGATGTGTCTTGGGATCAGGTGCTACGTGTTACCCTCCCGTGTGGGAGCGTGACAGGTGCGCCCAAAATCCGTGCAATGGAGGCAATTGCTACCTTAGAGCCTTTCCGGCGTGGGTTGTATACAGGAGCGTTTGGTTATATGGGAAGAGATGGGGCTTTCTGCCTTTCAGTCGCAATCCGTATGTTAGAGGTCAAAGAAAAAGCGCTTGTATATTGCTCAGGAGGAGGAATCGTAGCGGATAGCGATCCCCATGCTGAACTTGAGGAAACTCATTGGAAAGCTGCTCAACTTGTCTCTTTGAGTGCGCAAGGAAGAGAGACTTAG
- a CDS encoding tetratricopeptide repeat protein, with translation MELVSFSPLVRMAGVGIVLGMGGVGCFSFMAGLGYEHALVSGLIVPSVAAVVCAFEQRKKEKQGLIVLLQGMGVGAFLANLSFLAGVLHGWRVGFCDLGQDISFFWLTAGLGSLLGGAWGACSGWIGCRWGWGRMICAVVACAAPLASVGVSLCRFYGSPMVFSLDPFFGYFNGALYDIVLGHRVPLLTYRIGTLSTLLGALAFALWHDRREASSRKKWFSHWLLLGMILWGISGAMTWCGPRLGHWQTSHSIAQQLGGLARGNRCHVFYPVGIGIRRAALLVKDCEEQLARVESRLKVRGPDTIQVFFFESAEQKKHLMGAGEILIAKPWRHEVYLQMHSYPHPVLSHELAHVVAASFGRGPFRIAGEWGGWLPNPGLIEGLAVAVSPDEGELTAEQWARVLMDLNRMPSFHSLFSLNFLGSSAVKNYTLSGAFLRWLMMEKGIGTVRDWYSGESIEALTGEAWPALEHQFRTFLKTLKAPPAEAYAYALSAFERPGIFGLTCPHALEVMRQKADQDRHAGRWLAAIHRYDRILSYDSQDERARFGRAMAIYRLKGPQEGVQALQAFASDLRGSQLWRDRAVEALADDAFVQGRYAEAKARYEELATRGFEGGVARTLEIKAMACTDPEIRHALFPALWNKWIDPPPDAWIVASYLTRWMERSKNSLGAYLLARHFFERGWYLEAKNYMDHALEQGLPTVGLEREALRIRVFIACLLGSQEDLKNMCFTIDSKASFFEKGAEAKFTSLYDFLKFCHFSGP, from the coding sequence ATGGAATTGGTTTCTTTTTCTCCTTTGGTGAGGATGGCTGGGGTTGGCATTGTGCTGGGCATGGGGGGGGTTGGATGTTTTTCTTTTATGGCGGGACTAGGATATGAACATGCGCTTGTCAGCGGTCTGATTGTTCCCAGTGTTGCTGCGGTGGTTTGTGCTTTTGAACAGAGGAAGAAGGAGAAACAGGGATTGATTGTACTGCTGCAGGGGATGGGGGTGGGGGCATTTTTGGCGAACCTCTCTTTTTTGGCTGGAGTGTTGCATGGGTGGAGGGTAGGATTTTGCGATCTAGGTCAGGATATATCCTTTTTTTGGTTAACGGCTGGATTGGGCTCTCTCTTAGGGGGGGCGTGGGGGGCATGTTCGGGTTGGATTGGTTGTCGATGGGGGTGGGGCAGAATGATTTGTGCCGTGGTTGCTTGTGCAGCGCCTCTGGCTTCTGTAGGAGTTAGCTTATGCCGCTTTTATGGCTCACCTATGGTCTTTTCATTGGACCCTTTCTTTGGTTACTTTAATGGTGCTCTTTACGATATTGTTTTAGGCCATCGCGTCCCCTTGTTGACTTATCGGATAGGAACTTTGTCTACTCTCCTGGGGGCTCTCGCTTTTGCTCTATGGCATGATCGGAGAGAGGCGAGCTCGAGAAAGAAATGGTTTTCTCATTGGCTTCTGTTGGGAATGATTCTGTGGGGTATCAGCGGCGCTATGACTTGGTGTGGTCCTCGTCTCGGGCACTGGCAGACCTCTCATTCCATTGCTCAGCAGTTGGGTGGTCTTGCGAGAGGAAATCGCTGTCATGTGTTTTATCCTGTGGGGATTGGGATAAGACGTGCGGCCTTGCTCGTTAAAGACTGCGAAGAGCAATTGGCAAGGGTGGAGAGCCGATTGAAAGTTCGAGGGCCTGATACGATCCAAGTCTTTTTCTTTGAATCGGCCGAACAAAAAAAACATCTGATGGGTGCTGGGGAGATTCTGATCGCTAAGCCTTGGCGACATGAGGTGTATCTTCAGATGCATTCTTATCCTCATCCAGTGCTCAGTCACGAACTGGCGCACGTGGTGGCCGCTAGCTTTGGCCGTGGACCTTTTCGGATTGCTGGCGAGTGGGGGGGATGGCTTCCTAACCCTGGTCTCATCGAAGGGCTTGCTGTTGCGGTTTCTCCTGATGAAGGGGAACTTACCGCTGAACAGTGGGCTCGTGTGTTGATGGATTTAAATCGTATGCCTTCTTTTCACTCTCTCTTTTCTCTCAATTTTTTAGGGTCTTCTGCTGTGAAAAATTATACATTATCAGGAGCTTTTCTTCGATGGTTGATGATGGAAAAGGGGATTGGCACTGTAAGGGACTGGTACAGCGGAGAATCTATTGAAGCTTTAACGGGAGAAGCCTGGCCTGCCCTTGAACATCAGTTCCGAACTTTTCTAAAGACATTGAAGGCTCCTCCTGCTGAAGCCTATGCCTATGCTCTCTCTGCCTTTGAGCGGCCAGGAATATTTGGGCTTACATGTCCTCATGCACTTGAAGTGATGAGGCAAAAAGCGGATCAAGACCGTCATGCGGGGCGATGGCTTGCTGCGATTCATAGATACGACCGTATTCTTTCTTATGATTCTCAGGACGAGAGGGCCCGGTTTGGCCGTGCAATGGCTATATATCGTTTGAAAGGTCCTCAGGAAGGGGTGCAAGCCTTACAAGCTTTTGCTTCTGACCTTCGTGGATCTCAGTTATGGCGGGATAGAGCGGTGGAAGCCCTTGCGGATGATGCATTCGTTCAGGGACGGTATGCGGAAGCAAAGGCTCGCTATGAAGAATTAGCAACTCGTGGTTTTGAGGGGGGGGTTGCTCGTACCCTTGAAATCAAAGCAATGGCTTGTACAGATCCAGAGATTCGTCATGCTTTGTTTCCTGCCTTGTGGAATAAATGGATTGATCCTCCTCCGGATGCATGGATAGTCGCTTCTTACCTGACGCGATGGATGGAACGAAGCAAAAATAGCCTAGGGGCATATCTGTTGGCCCGTCATTTCTTCGAGAGAGGATGGTATCTAGAAGCAAAAAATTACATGGATCATGCATTAGAACAAGGACTCCCGACAGTGGGATTGGAACGAGAAGCTTTACGTATTCGTGTATTTATTGCTTGTTTATTGGGAAGCCAAGAAGATTTAAAAAATATGTGCTTTACAATTGATAGCAAAGCTTCTTTTTTTGAGAAGGGGGCTGAAGCGAAGTTTACGTCTCTTTATGATTTCTTAAAGTTCTGTCATTTTTCAGGACCTTAA
- a CDS encoding OmpH family outer membrane protein encodes MKRIFYSYLPSPPVFFLPLILLAGKVGQAKGAPESKSGMTPEVKVAPDVKGDGKSRIAVIDMERAIAQTEEGLRAQAKLKSEFDTRQRELNEKQQKLAKEKENLDKQMSNPPRNDESRKKLQAQLEIWQRDSADLQAKFMAYSSQLDADRAKAINPIYNEIKDVLAQIASRDGYDLVVEERSAYYYKRYMNITDQVVQNYNQRKKVTPSTPPSPSHVNPSPSFRPK; translated from the coding sequence ATGAAACGGATATTCTACTCTTATTTGCCTTCTCCTCCAGTCTTTTTTCTCCCTTTGATCTTGCTAGCCGGAAAAGTCGGTCAAGCGAAGGGCGCCCCTGAAAGTAAGTCTGGTATGACTCCTGAGGTGAAAGTTGCTCCAGATGTGAAAGGCGATGGGAAGAGCAGGATTGCTGTGATCGATATGGAGCGGGCTATTGCGCAGACAGAAGAGGGACTGCGCGCCCAAGCGAAATTGAAAAGCGAATTTGATACACGGCAGCGCGAGCTCAATGAAAAACAGCAGAAGCTGGCCAAAGAAAAAGAAAATCTTGATAAGCAGATGAGTAATCCCCCTCGCAATGACGAGTCCAGAAAGAAATTGCAGGCTCAGCTCGAGATATGGCAGAGAGATAGTGCCGATCTGCAAGCGAAATTTATGGCCTATTCGAGTCAGTTGGATGCTGATAGGGCTAAGGCGATCAATCCCATCTATAATGAGATCAAAGATGTGCTTGCTCAGATCGCATCTCGCGATGGCTATGATCTGGTAGTAGAGGAGAGAAGTGCTTATTATTATAAGAGGTATATGAACATTACCGATCAGGTGGTTCAGAATTACAATCAGAGAAAAAAAGTGACCCCTTCGACTCCACCTTCTCCCTCTCATGTGAATCCGTCCCCCTCTTTTCGTCCTAAATGA